Proteins co-encoded in one Microbacterium hydrocarbonoxydans genomic window:
- the aroB gene encoding 3-dehydroquinate synthase: MSTTTISVTGESPYDITIGRGILDRVSAALAPGVRKVLVVHPPTLAARAAELRDRLLADVGEGPREVLLAEVPDAEQGKRIEVAAFCWQVMGQADFTRTDAVVGYGGGAVTDLAGFVAATWLRGVQVVHVPTTVLGLVDASVGGKTGINTAEGKNLVGAFWAPRAVIGDLDELASLSPNEATAGFAEVVKAGFIWEPEILDIIEADPSRAVDTATPEFRRAVELAIQMKATVVSSDFREAGQREILNYGHTLGHAIEHSERYRWRHGAAISVGMLYAAELSRLAGRLSDAAAERHRTVLESLGLPVSYRAGAWQQLLATMQRDKKSRGGMLRFILLDDIAKPTVLQAPDESLLFAAYQEIGE, from the coding sequence TCCTCGACCGCGTGTCCGCCGCACTCGCACCGGGAGTGCGCAAGGTGCTCGTCGTGCATCCGCCGACACTCGCCGCGCGTGCTGCCGAGCTGCGTGATCGGCTCCTCGCCGACGTGGGCGAGGGACCGCGTGAGGTGCTGCTGGCAGAAGTGCCGGACGCCGAGCAGGGAAAGCGCATCGAGGTCGCCGCCTTCTGCTGGCAGGTCATGGGGCAGGCCGACTTCACCCGCACGGATGCCGTGGTCGGCTACGGCGGCGGGGCCGTCACGGATCTCGCCGGCTTCGTCGCGGCGACCTGGCTGCGCGGCGTGCAGGTCGTGCACGTGCCGACCACGGTGCTCGGACTCGTCGATGCCTCTGTCGGCGGCAAGACCGGAATCAACACCGCCGAAGGCAAGAACCTCGTCGGGGCGTTCTGGGCTCCGCGCGCGGTGATCGGCGACCTCGACGAGCTGGCGAGCCTCAGTCCGAACGAGGCGACGGCCGGCTTCGCCGAGGTCGTGAAGGCCGGGTTCATCTGGGAACCCGAGATCCTCGACATCATCGAGGCAGACCCGAGCCGGGCCGTCGACACCGCGACTCCCGAGTTCCGTCGCGCTGTCGAACTCGCGATCCAGATGAAGGCGACCGTCGTATCGAGCGACTTCCGTGAAGCGGGACAGCGCGAGATCCTCAACTACGGACACACCCTCGGACACGCGATCGAGCACTCCGAGCGGTACCGCTGGCGGCACGGCGCCGCGATCTCGGTGGGGATGCTGTATGCGGCCGAGCTCTCCCGGCTCGCCGGGCGACTGTCGGATGCGGCGGCAGAGCGGCACCGCACGGTGCTCGAGTCGCTGGGTCTTCCCGTCTCGTATCGTGCGGGCGCGTGGCAGCAGCTGCTCGCCACGATGCAGCGCGACAAGAAGAGCAGGGGCGGGATGCTGCGCTTCATCCTGCTCGACGACATCGCCAAGCCGACCGTGCTGCAGGCGCCCGACGAATCCCTGCTGTTCGCGGCCTACCAGGAGATCGGCGAATGA
- the efp gene encoding elongation factor P, translated as MASTADIKNGVVLNIERQLWSVVEFQHVKPGKGGAFVRTKLKNVMSGKVVDKTFNAGAKVEIENVDRRDYTYLYTDGDGYVFMDQTDYDQITVPAATVGDAKNFLLENQQVTIALNNGNPLYIDLPASVILEITYSEPGVQGDRSSAGTKPATLETGYEIQVPLFVETGTKVKVDTRTGDYLGREK; from the coding sequence ATGGCATCTACCGCAGACATCAAGAACGGCGTCGTCCTCAACATCGAGCGGCAGCTCTGGAGCGTCGTCGAGTTCCAGCACGTCAAGCCCGGCAAGGGCGGTGCGTTCGTCCGCACCAAGCTCAAGAACGTGATGAGCGGCAAGGTCGTCGACAAGACGTTCAACGCCGGCGCCAAGGTCGAGATCGAGAACGTCGACCGTCGTGACTACACGTATCTCTACACCGACGGCGACGGCTACGTGTTCATGGACCAGACCGACTACGACCAGATCACGGTCCCGGCAGCGACCGTCGGCGACGCGAAGAACTTCCTGCTCGAGAACCAGCAGGTCACGATCGCGCTCAACAACGGCAACCCGCTGTACATCGATCTCCCGGCATCCGTGATCCTCGAGATCACGTACAGCGAGCCCGGTGTGCAGGGCGACCGCTCGTCGGCCGGCACCAAGCCCGCCACGCTCGAGACCGGATACGAGATCCAGGTGCCGCTCTTCGTCGAGACCGGCACCAAGGTCAAGGTCGACACGCGCACCGGCGACTACCTCGGCCGCGAGAAGTAA
- the aroQ gene encoding type II 3-dehydroquinate dehydratase — MTRRMLLVNGPNLNLLGTREPDVYGTATLADVESLARAAAAEAGFDLRAIQSNHEGVLIDAIHAAREDCAAIVINPGGLTHTSVALRDALTGVALPFAEVHISDVYAREEFRHHSYLHDVAAVRVIGEGVEGYTSAVRQLAALIP; from the coding sequence ATGACCAGGCGGATGCTGCTCGTCAACGGACCGAACCTGAATCTGCTCGGCACCCGCGAGCCCGATGTCTACGGCACCGCGACGCTGGCCGACGTCGAGAGTCTCGCGCGCGCGGCGGCCGCCGAGGCCGGCTTCGACCTGCGGGCGATCCAGAGCAATCACGAAGGGGTGCTCATCGACGCGATCCACGCCGCGCGCGAGGACTGCGCCGCCATCGTGATCAACCCCGGCGGTCTCACGCACACCTCGGTGGCGCTGCGCGACGCCCTCACCGGGGTCGCGCTGCCTTTCGCAGAGGTGCACATCTCCGACGTGTACGCGAGGGAGGAGTTCCGTCACCACTCCTACCTGCACGATGTCGCGGCCGTGCGCGTGATCGGAGAGGGCGTCGAGGGGTATACGAGCGCTGTGCGGCAGCTCGCGGCCCTCATCCCGTAG
- the nusB gene encoding transcription antitermination factor NusB has translation MSARTKARKRALDILFSADVRGDEVAVALASEAKRAASEPAREASWLYAREVVDGIVDHRDEIDEQITTHSRDWKLERMPAVDRALLRIGVWEILFNPEVPTAVAIDEAVELAKEFSTDDSGAFVHGVLARVARAV, from the coding sequence GTGAGCGCCCGTACGAAAGCGCGCAAGCGCGCACTCGACATCCTGTTCTCCGCTGACGTGCGCGGCGACGAGGTCGCGGTGGCATTGGCTTCCGAGGCCAAGCGTGCGGCGTCCGAGCCTGCCCGCGAGGCGTCATGGCTGTACGCGCGCGAAGTCGTCGACGGCATCGTGGACCACCGCGACGAGATCGACGAGCAGATCACGACCCACAGCCGTGACTGGAAGCTCGAGCGGATGCCCGCGGTCGACCGCGCACTCCTGCGCATCGGCGTGTGGGAGATCCTCTTCAACCCCGAGGTCCCGACTGCGGTCGCGATCGATGAGGCCGTCGAACTCGCCAAGGAGTTCTCGACCGACGATTCGGGCGCCTTCGTGCACGGCGTGCTCGCACGCGTCGCACGCGCCGTCTGA
- a CDS encoding Rieske 2Fe-2S domain-containing protein, whose amino-acid sequence MRITGLGHAGMFIETVGGNIICDPVLGPSFFGSWFPFPDNRGLDWERFGREADFLYISHRHRDHFDPALLERYIRKDIEVLLPEYPIDDLEQDIRALGYTNITYAPAGEIIERGELKIMITPLRAPSDGPIGDSSLSVDDGTGSVLNQNDSHPLDLESLLHFGKPDAYFTQVSGAIWWPMVYDLPLDAKQNFARLKREAQNKRAMYYIDKVDAPHVFPMAGPPMFLRDDLFDFNGVGRNGESIFTDQKQFLAHMKELSPQYAGHLFVPGTVVTVQSGEVSTEQSLYTEEELAHIFDEKWEYLEEQRASRQNEIRDEVATRAEVLPPEQMLDELKNWWEPLLKKSRTIRLGVGGCVRFRIGDLDMVVDFPRAKVREYAGEECIYWYTIPADLVSTNIRDHEIDWSNSIFLSMQFSVGRSGKFNEFLTTFLKCLSVDRIEYVENWYQEQTDQTEDAEVGDWVVQRRCPHLRADLTRTGTVDDDGILTCSMHDWKWDLKSGRCLSTSGHPIRASKIDDVTEAVLSEAG is encoded by the coding sequence ATGCGGATCACCGGACTCGGCCACGCCGGGATGTTCATCGAGACGGTCGGCGGGAACATCATCTGCGACCCGGTTCTGGGGCCGTCGTTCTTCGGTTCGTGGTTCCCGTTCCCCGACAACCGCGGTCTGGACTGGGAGCGCTTCGGGCGCGAGGCGGACTTCCTCTACATCTCGCATCGCCATCGGGATCACTTCGATCCGGCGCTGCTCGAGCGGTACATCCGCAAGGACATCGAGGTGCTCCTGCCGGAGTACCCCATCGACGACCTCGAGCAGGACATCCGTGCGCTCGGGTACACGAACATCACCTATGCGCCGGCGGGCGAGATCATCGAACGCGGTGAGCTCAAGATCATGATCACGCCGCTGCGTGCTCCCAGCGACGGCCCGATCGGCGATTCGTCGTTGAGCGTCGACGACGGCACGGGCTCCGTGCTCAATCAGAACGACTCGCACCCTCTCGATCTCGAGAGCCTGCTGCATTTCGGCAAGCCCGATGCGTATTTCACGCAGGTCTCGGGTGCGATCTGGTGGCCGATGGTCTACGACCTCCCGCTCGACGCGAAGCAGAACTTCGCACGGCTCAAGCGCGAAGCGCAGAACAAGCGAGCGATGTACTACATCGACAAGGTCGACGCGCCCCATGTCTTCCCGATGGCGGGGCCGCCCATGTTCCTGCGCGATGATCTCTTCGACTTCAACGGCGTCGGCCGCAACGGCGAGTCGATCTTCACGGATCAGAAGCAGTTCCTCGCGCACATGAAGGAGCTCTCCCCGCAGTACGCGGGGCATCTCTTCGTGCCGGGGACCGTCGTGACCGTGCAGAGCGGCGAGGTGTCGACCGAGCAGTCGCTGTACACCGAGGAAGAGCTCGCCCACATCTTCGACGAGAAGTGGGAGTACCTCGAGGAGCAGCGGGCGAGCCGTCAGAACGAGATCCGCGATGAGGTCGCCACCCGCGCCGAGGTGCTGCCGCCGGAGCAGATGCTCGACGAGCTCAAGAACTGGTGGGAGCCCCTGCTCAAGAAGTCCCGCACGATCCGGCTCGGCGTCGGAGGCTGCGTGCGGTTCAGGATCGGTGACCTCGACATGGTCGTGGACTTCCCCCGCGCCAAGGTGCGCGAGTACGCGGGGGAGGAGTGCATCTACTGGTACACGATCCCTGCCGACCTCGTCTCGACCAACATCCGTGACCACGAGATCGACTGGTCCAACTCGATCTTCCTCTCGATGCAGTTCAGCGTCGGACGCAGCGGCAAGTTCAACGAGTTCCTCACGACCTTCCTCAAGTGCCTCTCGGTCGACCGCATCGAGTACGTCGAGAACTGGTATCAGGAGCAGACCGATCAGACCGAGGACGCCGAGGTCGGCGACTGGGTCGTGCAGCGCCGCTGCCCGCATCTGCGAGCCGATCTCACCCGAACCGGAACGGTCGACGACGACGGCATCCTGACCTGCAGCATGCACGACTGGAAGTGGGACCTGAAGTCCGGCCGGTGCCTGTCGACGAGCGGGCACCCGATTCGCGCGTCGAAGATCGACGACGTCACCGAGGCTGTGCTGAGCGAGGCCGGCTGA
- a CDS encoding dihydroorotase: MSETLVITGARILGTQSADIIIENGIIAEIGSGLSRAGARVVDAAGLVALPGLVDLHTHLREPGYEASETILTGTRAAAAGGFTAVFAMPNTSPVADTAGVVEQELALGEAAGYATVQPIGAVTVGQKGERLAELGAMATSRARVRVFSDDGFCVFDPLIMRRALEYVKSFGGVIAQHAQDPRLTEGAQMNEGVVSAELGLAGWPAVAEESIIARDVLLAEHVGSRLHVCHLSTAGSVDIIRWAKKRGIDVTAEVTPHHLLLTDESVRGYDARYKVNPPLRREEDVLAVREGLADGTIDIVATDHAPHPSEHKACEWQAAANGMVGLESALRVVHQSMVDTGLIGWNDVARVMSAAPARIGRLDGHGTPIEVGAPAHLALYDESIAGVFTEADLHGRSRNSPYLGRDLPGRVEYTVHGGLLTVDAGDVVEELHA, translated from the coding sequence GTGAGCGAGACCCTCGTCATCACCGGCGCACGGATTCTCGGCACGCAGAGTGCCGACATCATCATCGAGAACGGCATCATCGCCGAGATCGGCTCCGGACTCAGCCGTGCGGGTGCGCGCGTGGTGGATGCCGCGGGGCTCGTCGCGCTCCCCGGTCTCGTCGACCTGCACACGCATCTGCGCGAGCCCGGCTACGAGGCCTCCGAGACCATCCTCACCGGTACCCGAGCCGCTGCGGCCGGGGGCTTCACGGCCGTCTTCGCGATGCCCAACACCTCTCCGGTCGCCGACACGGCAGGTGTGGTCGAGCAGGAGCTCGCGCTCGGCGAGGCCGCGGGATACGCCACGGTCCAGCCGATCGGGGCCGTCACGGTCGGCCAGAAGGGTGAGCGCCTCGCCGAACTCGGAGCAATGGCGACCTCACGCGCCCGGGTCCGGGTCTTCAGCGACGACGGCTTCTGCGTGTTCGACCCGCTGATCATGCGTCGCGCCCTCGAGTACGTGAAGTCGTTCGGCGGCGTGATCGCGCAGCACGCGCAGGATCCCCGTCTCACCGAAGGCGCCCAGATGAACGAGGGCGTCGTCTCGGCCGAGCTCGGTCTCGCCGGCTGGCCCGCGGTCGCCGAGGAGTCGATCATCGCCCGCGACGTGCTGCTCGCCGAGCACGTCGGCTCTCGACTGCACGTCTGCCACCTGTCGACCGCCGGATCCGTGGACATCATCCGGTGGGCGAAGAAGCGCGGCATCGACGTCACCGCCGAGGTCACGCCGCACCACCTGCTGCTGACCGACGAGTCGGTGCGCGGATACGATGCGCGGTACAAGGTCAACCCGCCGCTTCGTCGAGAGGAAGACGTGCTCGCCGTGCGCGAGGGCCTGGCCGACGGCACGATCGACATCGTCGCGACGGATCACGCGCCGCATCCCAGCGAGCACAAGGCGTGCGAGTGGCAGGCCGCGGCCAACGGCATGGTCGGTCTCGAGAGCGCTCTGCGCGTGGTGCACCAGTCCATGGTCGACACCGGCCTCATCGGCTGGAACGACGTCGCGCGTGTGATGAGCGCCGCACCCGCACGGATCGGACGACTGGACGGACACGGCACGCCGATCGAGGTCGGCGCGCCTGCACACCTGGCCCTCTACGACGAGTCGATCGCCGGTGTGTTCACCGAGGCCGACCTGCACGGCCGCAGCCGGAACTCCCCGTACCTCGGTCGCGATCTTCCGGGCCGCGTCGAGTACACGGTGCACGGTGGCCTGCTCACGGTCGACGCCGGAGACGTGGTCGAGGAGCTTCACGCATGA
- the pyrR gene encoding bifunctional pyr operon transcriptional regulator/uracil phosphoribosyltransferase PyrR, whose protein sequence is MSARTVLHEADISRALTRIAHEILESNRGAENLVLLGIPTRGVTLARRLASVIGEIATTTVAVGALDVTMFRDDLAKHPTRSPRPTEIPAGGIDDKTVVLVDDVLFSGRSIRAALDALQSIGRPAVVRLAILVDRGHRELPIRPDFVGKNIPSSRQERVNVRLREDDGAEEVTIEA, encoded by the coding sequence ATGAGTGCACGCACCGTCTTGCACGAAGCCGATATCTCGCGGGCTCTGACCCGCATCGCACATGAGATCCTCGAGTCGAATCGAGGGGCTGAGAACCTCGTCCTGCTGGGCATCCCGACCCGCGGCGTGACACTCGCCCGGCGGCTCGCGTCCGTGATCGGAGAGATCGCGACGACCACCGTCGCAGTCGGTGCGCTCGACGTCACCATGTTCCGTGACGATCTCGCGAAGCACCCGACGCGTTCTCCGCGACCGACCGAGATCCCCGCCGGCGGCATCGACGACAAGACGGTCGTGCTGGTCGACGACGTGCTGTTCTCCGGACGCAGCATCCGCGCAGCCCTCGACGCGCTGCAGTCGATCGGTCGTCCCGCCGTCGTGCGTCTCGCGATCCTCGTCGACCGCGGGCACCGCGAGCTTCCGATCCGCCCGGACTTCGTCGGCAAGAACATCCCGTCCTCACGGCAGGAGCGCGTGAACGTGCGTCTGCGTGAAGACGACGGCGCCGAAGAGGTGACGATCGAAGCATGA
- a CDS encoding aspartate carbamoyltransferase catalytic subunit, producing the protein MRHLLDTRSLDRETALRILDVAEDMSDTQSREVKKLPTLRGKTVVNLFFEDSTRTRISFEAAAKRLSADVINFAAKGSSVSKGESLKDTAQTLQAMGADAVVIRHHASGAPQTLATSGWISAGVVNAGDGTHEHPTQALLDAFTIRKRRFGASSRGRDLHGIRVVIVGDVLHSRVARSNVWLLTTLGAEVTLVAPPTLVPQNVTLWPVRVLYDLDEALAEGPDAVMMLRIQLERMNAAYFPTEREYSRRWGLDALRVAGLPDGSIVMHPGPMNRGLEISSEAADSPRSTVLEQVTNGVSIRMAVLYLLLAGERDDERGGDQ; encoded by the coding sequence ATGAGACACCTCCTCGACACCCGCTCGCTCGACCGCGAGACAGCCCTTCGCATCCTCGACGTCGCCGAGGACATGTCCGACACGCAGTCGCGCGAGGTCAAGAAGCTCCCGACACTGCGCGGCAAGACGGTCGTGAACCTCTTCTTCGAAGACTCGACCCGCACGCGCATCTCCTTCGAAGCAGCCGCGAAGCGACTGTCCGCCGACGTCATCAACTTCGCTGCCAAGGGCTCGAGCGTCTCGAAGGGCGAGAGCCTGAAGGACACGGCGCAGACGCTGCAGGCGATGGGCGCGGATGCCGTCGTCATCCGGCACCACGCCTCCGGCGCTCCGCAGACGCTGGCGACGAGCGGCTGGATCTCGGCCGGCGTCGTGAATGCGGGAGACGGGACGCACGAGCATCCCACGCAGGCACTGCTCGATGCCTTCACCATCCGCAAGCGCCGCTTCGGGGCCTCCAGCCGCGGACGCGACCTGCACGGCATCCGCGTGGTGATCGTCGGCGATGTGCTCCACTCCCGCGTCGCGCGCTCGAACGTGTGGTTGCTCACGACGCTCGGTGCCGAGGTCACACTCGTCGCGCCGCCGACGCTCGTGCCGCAGAATGTCACGCTCTGGCCCGTGCGCGTCCTGTACGACCTCGATGAGGCCCTCGCAGAGGGGCCGGACGCCGTGATGATGCTGCGCATCCAGCTCGAGCGCATGAACGCCGCGTATTTCCCCACTGAGCGGGAGTATTCCAGACGATGGGGCCTTGACGCACTGCGAGTGGCAGGGCTTCCGGACGGTAGCATTGTGATGCACCCCGGACCCATGAACCGCGGGCTGGAGATCTCCTCCGAAGCCGCCGACTCACCGCGCTCGACGGTGTTGGAACAGGTGACCAACGGGGTGTCCATCCGGATGGCAGTGCTGTACCTGCTTCTTGCAGGCGAACGAGACGACGAACGAGGGGGAGACCAGTGA
- a CDS encoding DEAD/DEAH box helicase: MSAPHVDLREIMQITDAGGYKRGLAYFREGNVLDVVWHEDLLELEGHVRGGQDEPYLTEITFVSSNGRRRMRTTRCSCPVRSGCKHVVATVLASNVHEYSQQAAALEVAPEPSKNPPRPSATSWRTLLEPDAARHALPLALGVELRHRESRAENHWGPRPMRAATLRDLARPSGELVLAIRPLMRSAQTGSWIQGHAGWDAVRRDAAQFGRAQTRWFGDLLSISRDSLLSGNAGEWLVVDQIESNLLWGHLRAGAELGIPLVTSQKNSSVRMAAAAAVTAAITRSDDGSLSVGAEVSVEGDPIESSSAHPIGRTGIYTARLTGNRIEIVLAEAPLSEQTRTLLAASAPVVVPANEEQAFIDGAYPLLARRASVRAVGPVTLPEVPQPTPVLTVVFERGDVVSYDFGWSYGSFGTVPFAWTPSAVRDAPAEAARRAEIESVWQEHRVTRFRPAGSLHDIDAADFVAQLVPAWEAIGVHVESEGARKDYRELTGDPQVTVTTVESTDADWFDLGILVSIDGRRIPFGPLFSALSKGRKKLLLADGGYFSLNHPALDRLRDLIEEAGELDEWETGPRINRYQVDLWEEFEDLADEAQPAVSWRATAEGLRRADGVPATQVPVGLRADLRSYQKAGFDWLAFLWRHRLGGILADDMGLGKTLQLLTFIQHTRESGETRPFLVLAPTSVLSTWRSESARFTPELRIAVVASTSSTRSAPLRDAAATADVVVSSYTVARLDEEEFREVEWAGLILDEAQFVKNPKTKLHRAISTFRSDATYAVTGTPMENSLSELWSLLKLAAPGLFPSARKFRDRYIQPIEKGKVPENEEGGEYRARRLSQLRRRIRPLMLRRTKELVAADLPAKQEQILEVELTPAHRERYDVVLQRERQKVLGLLDDLDRNRFIVFRSLTLLRMLSLAPELIDENDAEIGSSKLDTLLDRVIELQAEGHRALVFSQFTSFLDLAEARLREAGIPYARLDGSTRRREEVIDSFKTGEQPVFLISLKAGGFGLTLTEADYVFLLDPWWNPAAEAQAIDRTHRIGQTSQVFVYRMISTGTIEEKVLELQRRKARLFTAVMDDEQLFAQSLTADDIRGLFDGT, encoded by the coding sequence ATGTCCGCGCCGCACGTCGATCTCCGTGAGATCATGCAGATCACGGACGCCGGTGGGTACAAGAGAGGCCTCGCGTACTTCCGCGAGGGCAACGTGCTCGACGTCGTCTGGCACGAGGACCTGCTCGAGCTCGAGGGCCACGTCCGCGGTGGCCAGGACGAGCCCTATCTCACCGAGATCACGTTCGTCTCCTCCAACGGCAGACGCCGGATGCGCACGACAAGGTGCTCCTGCCCGGTGCGCTCGGGATGCAAGCACGTCGTAGCGACGGTCCTGGCCTCCAACGTGCACGAGTACTCTCAACAGGCGGCTGCACTCGAGGTCGCTCCCGAGCCGTCGAAGAACCCGCCCCGGCCCAGCGCGACGTCGTGGCGCACGCTGCTCGAACCCGATGCGGCCCGCCACGCACTGCCGCTCGCACTCGGCGTCGAGCTTCGCCACCGCGAATCCCGCGCCGAGAACCACTGGGGTCCTCGACCGATGCGCGCAGCCACCCTCCGCGATCTGGCCCGCCCCTCGGGTGAGCTTGTGCTGGCGATCCGGCCCCTCATGCGCAGCGCGCAGACAGGATCGTGGATCCAGGGCCACGCCGGCTGGGACGCGGTCCGTCGCGACGCCGCGCAGTTCGGTCGAGCGCAGACGCGATGGTTCGGCGATCTTCTGAGCATCTCGCGCGACTCCCTTCTCTCGGGCAACGCGGGCGAATGGCTCGTCGTCGATCAGATCGAGTCGAATCTCCTGTGGGGGCATCTTCGTGCGGGCGCCGAGCTCGGCATCCCGCTCGTGACGAGCCAGAAGAACTCGTCCGTGCGCATGGCGGCCGCTGCGGCCGTGACGGCCGCGATCACCCGATCCGACGACGGCTCTCTGTCGGTCGGGGCCGAGGTGTCGGTCGAGGGTGACCCGATCGAGTCCTCCTCTGCGCACCCGATCGGCAGAACCGGGATCTACACCGCTCGACTCACCGGGAACCGGATCGAGATCGTCCTCGCAGAGGCTCCGCTGAGCGAGCAGACGCGCACCCTGCTCGCGGCGTCCGCGCCCGTGGTCGTCCCCGCGAACGAGGAGCAGGCTTTCATCGACGGCGCCTATCCGCTGCTCGCGCGGCGTGCCTCGGTGCGTGCAGTGGGGCCGGTGACGCTGCCGGAGGTACCGCAGCCGACGCCCGTGCTCACGGTCGTCTTCGAGCGGGGCGATGTCGTGAGCTACGACTTCGGCTGGTCGTACGGCAGTTTCGGCACGGTGCCCTTCGCATGGACGCCCTCGGCCGTGCGAGACGCCCCCGCCGAGGCCGCTCGCCGAGCTGAGATCGAGTCCGTCTGGCAGGAGCACAGGGTCACGCGCTTCCGGCCTGCCGGTTCCCTGCATGACATCGATGCAGCGGATTTCGTCGCGCAGCTCGTGCCCGCCTGGGAGGCGATCGGTGTGCACGTCGAGTCCGAGGGGGCGCGCAAGGACTATCGCGAGCTCACCGGCGATCCTCAGGTCACCGTCACGACGGTGGAATCCACGGACGCGGACTGGTTCGATCTCGGCATCCTCGTCTCGATCGACGGACGACGGATACCCTTCGGCCCGCTGTTCTCGGCGCTCAGCAAGGGACGGAAGAAGCTTCTCCTCGCTGACGGGGGCTACTTCTCCCTCAACCATCCGGCACTCGACCGCCTCCGTGACCTCATCGAGGAGGCGGGGGAGCTGGACGAGTGGGAGACGGGGCCGCGGATCAACCGCTACCAGGTGGATCTGTGGGAGGAGTTCGAGGATCTCGCGGACGAGGCACAGCCGGCCGTCAGCTGGCGCGCGACAGCCGAAGGGCTGCGTCGCGCCGACGGCGTGCCCGCCACTCAGGTTCCGGTCGGCCTCCGCGCCGACCTGCGGTCCTATCAGAAGGCGGGCTTCGACTGGCTCGCTTTCCTGTGGAGGCATCGTCTCGGCGGAATCCTCGCAGACGACATGGGGCTCGGCAAGACGCTGCAGCTCCTGACGTTCATCCAGCACACACGTGAGAGCGGGGAGACCCGACCCTTCCTGGTGCTCGCCCCCACGTCAGTGCTCAGCACCTGGCGCTCGGAGTCCGCGCGTTTCACCCCGGAGCTGCGGATCGCGGTCGTCGCGAGCACGAGTTCGACACGATCGGCACCGCTTCGCGATGCCGCGGCCACGGCTGATGTCGTCGTGAGCTCATACACGGTCGCGAGGCTCGATGAGGAGGAGTTCCGCGAGGTCGAGTGGGCGGGGCTGATCCTCGACGAGGCGCAGTTCGTCAAGAATCCGAAGACCAAGCTGCATCGCGCGATCTCGACCTTCCGATCCGACGCCACATACGCCGTCACCGGAACTCCGATGGAGAACAGCCTGTCCGAGCTGTGGTCGCTGCTGAAGCTGGCGGCCCCGGGTCTCTTCCCCTCGGCGCGCAAGTTCCGGGATCGGTACATCCAGCCGATCGAGAAGGGCAAGGTCCCCGAGAACGAGGAGGGCGGCGAGTATCGCGCCCGCAGGCTCTCCCAGCTGCGCCGGCGCATCCGTCCGCTCATGCTCAGACGGACCAAGGAGCTGGTCGCCGCCGACCTGCCGGCGAAGCAGGAGCAGATCCTCGAGGTCGAGCTCACTCCGGCGCACCGAGAGCGCTACGACGTCGTGCTGCAGCGCGAGCGACAGAAGGTGCTCGGACTCCTCGACGATCTGGATCGCAACCGCTTCATCGTCTTCCGGTCACTGACTCTGCTGCGCATGCTCAGCCTCGCGCCGGAGCTCATCGACGAGAATGACGCGGAGATCGGTTCGAGCAAGCTCGACACATTGCTGGATCGCGTCATCGAGCTGCAGGCCGAGGGCCATCGAGCATTGGTCTTCAGTCAGTTCACGTCCTTCCTGGATCTCGCCGAGGCCAGGCTCCGCGAAGCCGGCATTCCGTATGCCCGGCTCGACGGGTCGACGCGTCGACGTGAGGAGGTGATCGATTCCTTCAAGACGGGGGAGCAGCCGGTGTTCCTCATCAGCCTCAAGGCCGGCGGGTTCGGTCTCACGCTCACGGAGGCCGACTACGTGTTCCTGCTCGACCCGTGGTGGAATCCGGCGGCTGAGGCGCAGGCGATCGACCGTACGCACCGGATCGGCCAGACCAGCCAGGTCTTCGTCTATCGGATGATCTCGACCGGAACGATCGAGGAGAAGGTGCTCGAGCTGCAGCGACGGAAGGCGCGGCTGTTCACCGCCGTGATGGATGACGAGCAGCTGTTCGCCCAGTCGCTCACGGCCGACGACATCCGCGGTCTCTTCGACGGCACCTGA